A single Calidifontibacter indicus DNA region contains:
- a CDS encoding ATP-binding cassette domain-containing protein produces the protein MSDLGAALEDKTVDAGGAPIVELIDIGKSYGNVHALRGVDLAVRAGEVTCVLGDNGAGKSTLIKIMAGLHDYTSGRMLVEGAQTHFRSPRESLEAGIATVYQDLALAPLMSVWRNFFLGKEIRGALGLMKTDEMKRITGDELSKMGIVIPDLDRPVGALSGGQKQCVAIARAIYFGAKVIILDEPTAALGVKQSGVVLKYIVKARDAGLGVVFITHNPHHAYLVGNRFLVLKLGGVALDKQRADLTLDELTAQMAGGQELEELSHELRELDTDPRRPDADRA, from the coding sequence ATGAGCGATCTCGGAGCAGCACTCGAGGACAAAACCGTCGACGCCGGCGGTGCACCGATCGTCGAGCTGATCGACATCGGCAAGTCGTACGGCAACGTGCACGCGCTGCGCGGGGTCGATCTGGCGGTGCGTGCCGGTGAGGTCACCTGCGTGCTCGGCGACAACGGCGCCGGCAAGTCGACGCTCATCAAGATCATGGCCGGGCTGCACGACTACACCTCCGGACGCATGCTGGTCGAGGGCGCGCAGACCCACTTCAGGTCGCCGCGCGAGTCGCTCGAGGCGGGCATCGCCACCGTCTACCAGGACCTCGCCCTCGCCCCGCTGATGTCGGTGTGGCGCAACTTCTTCCTGGGCAAGGAGATTCGCGGCGCGCTCGGGCTGATGAAGACCGACGAGATGAAGCGGATCACCGGTGACGAACTGTCGAAGATGGGCATCGTCATCCCCGACCTCGACCGTCCGGTGGGTGCGCTCTCGGGTGGTCAGAAGCAGTGTGTCGCGATCGCCCGCGCCATCTACTTCGGCGCGAAGGTGATCATCCTCGACGAACCGACCGCCGCACTGGGCGTGAAGCAGTCGGGCGTGGTGCTGAAGTACATCGTCAAGGCCCGCGACGCGGGCCTCGGCGTCGTGTTCATCACGCACAACCCGCACCACGCCTACCTCGTCGGCAACCGCTTCCTCGTGTTGAAGCTCGGCGGCGTGGCGCTCGACAAACAGCGCGCCGACCTCACCCTCGACGAACTCACCGCGCAGATGGCCGGCGGTCAGGAGCTCGAGGAGTTGTCGCACGAGTTGCGCGAGCTCGACACCGATCCGCGCAGGCCGGACGCCGACCGGGCCTGA
- a CDS encoding ABC transporter permease, with protein MSSAPTTTKGDDRVQARSSLAGLLSTPEVGALIGAVAVMVLFLAVAPTFRSMAAIGTIGYQASTIGMMAVPVALLMIGGEFDLSAGVSMTTSALVASMFSWQFGTNLWVGVLVALLVALAVGFLNGWLLVRTKLPSFLVTLGTFFILQGFNLAMTKRVTGGVTSPRISDMDGFDAAQKVFATEVNIGSVNLKVTVLIWILLTIIGAIVLRKTQIGNWILAVGGDQDAARAVGVPVTAVKIGLFMFVGFCAWLLGMHTLFNFGSVQSNIGVGDEFIFIIAAVVGGCLLTGGYGSVIGASLGALIYGMTNLGITYAGWNPDWLKTFLGIMLVLATLVNTYIRRQAEKR; from the coding sequence ATGAGTTCCGCCCCCACCACGACCAAGGGTGACGACCGGGTTCAGGCCCGGTCGTCGCTCGCCGGTCTGCTGAGCACGCCCGAGGTCGGTGCCCTCATCGGTGCCGTCGCCGTGATGGTGCTGTTCCTGGCCGTCGCCCCGACCTTCCGATCGATGGCCGCGATCGGCACCATCGGCTACCAGGCCTCGACCATCGGGATGATGGCCGTGCCGGTCGCGCTGCTGATGATCGGCGGCGAGTTCGACCTGTCGGCCGGTGTCTCGATGACGACGTCGGCGCTGGTGGCGTCGATGTTCTCGTGGCAGTTCGGCACCAACCTGTGGGTCGGTGTGCTCGTCGCGCTGCTCGTGGCGCTCGCGGTCGGCTTCCTCAACGGGTGGCTGCTGGTGCGCACCAAACTGCCCAGCTTCCTGGTCACCCTCGGCACCTTCTTCATCCTGCAGGGCTTCAACCTGGCGATGACCAAGCGCGTCACCGGCGGTGTCACCTCCCCGCGCATCTCCGACATGGACGGTTTCGACGCGGCCCAGAAGGTGTTCGCCACCGAGGTCAACATCGGGTCGGTCAACCTGAAGGTCACCGTCCTCATCTGGATCCTGCTGACGATCATCGGCGCGATCGTGTTGCGCAAGACGCAGATCGGCAACTGGATCCTCGCGGTCGGTGGCGATCAGGACGCCGCCCGCGCGGTCGGCGTGCCCGTCACCGCCGTGAAGATCGGGCTGTTCATGTTCGTCGGGTTCTGCGCCTGGCTGCTCGGCATGCACACCCTGTTCAACTTTGGCAGCGTGCAGTCGAACATCGGCGTCGGCGACGAGTTCATCTTCATCATCGCGGCCGTCGTCGGCGGCTGCCTGCTCACCGGCGGCTACGGCTCGGTGATCGGTGCCTCGCTCGGCGCATTGATCTACGGCATGACCAACTTGGGCATCACCTACGCCGGGTGGAACCCCGACTGGTTGAAGACCTTCCTCGGCATCATGCTGGTGCTCGCCACCCTGGTGAACACCTACATCCGGCGACAGGCTGAGAAGCGATGA
- a CDS encoding substrate-binding domain-containing protein — protein sequence MTARSAMKLAAIGAATALAITGCSSSGGKKATETSSSSAGGGGVSTPSMTVALVTHSGPGDTFWDIVRKGAETAAKTYNIKLEYSADPDGTKQAALVQAAVDKKVAGVATTLGKPDAMKGAVANAVKAKIPVVGVNSGSDKAKEFGLIGFFGQPEKTAGEAVGDRIKAAGATNPLCIIHEQGNVGLEDRCAGVKEKVPSTQILYVDGKNLPNIVTNVQAKLSQSKNIDWVIGLNADVTLNALKGRDGAGSKAKIGTFDTNGDLVKAIQDGKIEFAIDQQPWLQGYLAVQAIWLYKYNGSTVGGGSPTLTGPAFIDKTNVDAVAKYAAEGIR from the coding sequence ATGACCGCTAGGTCCGCAATGAAGCTGGCCGCAATCGGTGCAGCCACCGCGCTCGCCATCACCGGGTGCAGCAGCTCGGGCGGCAAGAAGGCCACCGAGACGTCGTCCTCGTCCGCCGGCGGTGGTGGGGTCAGCACGCCGTCCATGACGGTGGCCCTGGTCACCCACTCCGGTCCGGGCGACACCTTCTGGGACATCGTCCGCAAGGGCGCCGAGACGGCGGCCAAGACCTACAACATCAAGCTGGAGTACTCCGCCGACCCCGACGGCACCAAGCAGGCCGCGCTGGTGCAGGCCGCGGTCGACAAGAAGGTGGCCGGCGTCGCCACCACCCTCGGCAAGCCCGACGCGATGAAGGGCGCGGTGGCCAACGCCGTCAAGGCGAAGATCCCGGTGGTCGGCGTCAACTCGGGCAGCGACAAGGCCAAGGAGTTCGGCCTGATCGGGTTCTTCGGCCAGCCGGAGAAGACCGCGGGAGAGGCCGTCGGCGACCGCATCAAGGCGGCCGGCGCGACCAACCCGCTGTGCATCATCCACGAGCAGGGCAACGTCGGCCTCGAAGATCGCTGCGCGGGCGTGAAGGAGAAGGTGCCGAGCACCCAGATCCTGTACGTCGACGGCAAGAACCTGCCGAACATCGTCACGAACGTGCAGGCCAAGCTCAGCCAGAGCAAGAACATCGACTGGGTCATCGGCCTCAACGCCGACGTCACGCTCAACGCGCTCAAGGGCCGCGACGGCGCCGGGTCGAAGGCGAAGATCGGCACCTTCGACACCAACGGCGACCTGGTCAAGGCGATCCAGGACGGCAAGATCGAGTTCGCGATCGACCAGCAGCCGTGGTTGCAGGGTTACCTCGCGGTCCAGGCGATCTGGCTCTACAAGTACAACGGCAGCACCGTCGGCGGCGGCTCCCCGACGCTCACCGGTCCGGCGTTCATCGACAAGACGAACGTCGACGCGGTCGCGAAGTACGCGGCCGAGGGCATCCGCTGA
- a CDS encoding TIM barrel protein — MSALASRIAGAPISWGVCEVPGWGYQLPADVVLEQMRELGLSATEFGPDGFLPDDPQEKVDVLTDYDLRAVGQFVPVVLHDAEFDPLPDVIRAIEALTVAQASTVVIAAATGLTGYDTRPQLADEQWVTLLRNLDRIDVAATESGLRATLHPHVGTMVESGADALRVIEGSTIALCLDTGHLLIGGGDPGAVVQQHADRIGHVHLKDVRLDLARRVQHGELTYAEAVGQGMYVPLGTGDVPVELIVRGLEDAGYRGWYVLEQDTMLADAPGGTAHSPLDDVSNSVAYLMSVGTR, encoded by the coding sequence ATGAGCGCCCTCGCCTCCCGCATCGCCGGCGCCCCCATCTCGTGGGGCGTGTGCGAAGTGCCGGGGTGGGGCTACCAGCTGCCGGCCGACGTCGTGCTCGAGCAGATGCGCGAACTCGGGCTCAGCGCAACGGAGTTCGGTCCGGACGGCTTCCTGCCCGACGACCCGCAGGAGAAGGTCGACGTGCTCACCGACTACGACCTGCGGGCGGTGGGGCAGTTCGTGCCGGTCGTGTTGCACGACGCCGAGTTCGATCCGTTGCCCGACGTCATCCGGGCCATCGAAGCGCTGACGGTCGCGCAGGCGTCGACGGTCGTGATCGCCGCCGCGACCGGCCTCACCGGTTACGACACCCGTCCGCAGCTCGCCGACGAGCAGTGGGTGACGCTGCTGCGCAATCTCGACCGCATCGACGTCGCGGCCACCGAGTCGGGTCTGCGCGCCACCTTGCACCCGCACGTCGGCACGATGGTCGAGAGCGGCGCCGACGCGCTGCGGGTGATCGAGGGTTCGACGATCGCGCTGTGCCTCGACACCGGCCACCTGCTCATCGGCGGCGGCGACCCGGGCGCCGTCGTGCAGCAGCACGCCGACCGCATCGGCCACGTCCACCTGAAGGACGTGCGCCTCGACCTCGCCCGCCGGGTGCAGCACGGCGAACTCACCTACGCCGAGGCGGTGGGCCAGGGCATGTACGTGCCGCTCGGCACCGGCGACGTGCCGGTCGAGCTCATCGTGCGCGGCCTCGAGGACGCCGGCTATCGCGGCTGGTATGTGCTGGAACAGGACACGATGCTCGCCGACGCGCCGGGCGGCACCGCGCACTCGCCCCTGGACGACGTGAGCAACTCCGTCGCGTATCTGATGTCGGTCGGCACCCGATGA
- a CDS encoding Gfo/Idh/MocA family protein produces the protein MRIGLTGVGRIGAFHAATLDSLDAVDELVLYDFDAARAGKVAAELGARAVGSEEELLTAGIDGLVIATPTPGHAPMLRKAIAAGVATFCEKPVAATLGETIELTRLAESTDTPVHVGFQRRFDHGYQRVQRAVADGELGFIHTIRSHTLDQNPPHASYIPTSGGIFRDCNIHDFDVVRFVSGHEVTSVYATGGNQGADFFKEAGDYDTGGAMLTLDSGTVVQISSTRYNGQGHDVRTEVFGSLGSMCVGLDDTLAMVSAEEGVDWPRGPVHTSFMERFLPAYRTELNAFFEVVAGERPSPCTVRDALEAFRIAEACELSKAGRRVVSMDEVATA, from the coding sequence ATGCGCATCGGCCTGACGGGAGTGGGGCGCATCGGCGCCTTCCACGCCGCCACGCTCGACTCACTCGACGCCGTCGACGAGCTCGTGCTCTACGACTTCGACGCCGCGCGGGCCGGCAAGGTCGCGGCCGAGCTCGGCGCGCGGGCCGTCGGTAGCGAGGAGGAACTCCTCACCGCCGGCATCGACGGGCTGGTCATCGCCACCCCGACCCCGGGCCACGCCCCGATGCTTCGCAAGGCGATCGCCGCGGGCGTCGCGACCTTCTGCGAGAAGCCGGTCGCGGCCACGCTCGGCGAAACCATCGAGCTGACCCGCCTCGCGGAGTCGACCGACACCCCCGTGCACGTCGGTTTCCAGCGCCGCTTCGACCACGGCTACCAACGCGTGCAGCGGGCGGTCGCCGACGGCGAACTCGGGTTCATCCACACCATCCGCAGCCACACCCTCGACCAGAACCCGCCGCACGCCTCGTACATCCCGACGTCCGGCGGCATCTTCCGCGACTGCAACATCCACGACTTCGACGTCGTGCGGTTCGTGTCGGGCCACGAGGTCACCAGCGTCTACGCCACCGGCGGCAACCAGGGTGCCGACTTCTTCAAGGAAGCGGGCGACTACGACACCGGCGGTGCGATGCTCACCCTCGACTCCGGCACCGTCGTGCAGATCTCCTCCACCCGCTACAACGGCCAGGGCCACGACGTGCGCACGGAGGTCTTCGGCAGCCTGGGCAGCATGTGCGTCGGGCTCGACGACACGCTCGCGATGGTGTCGGCCGAGGAGGGCGTCGACTGGCCCCGCGGCCCCGTTCACACCAGCTTCATGGAGCGCTTCCTGCCCGCCTACCGCACCGAACTCAACGCCTTCTTCGAGGTCGTCGCCGGCGAGCGGCCGAGCCCGTGCACCGTCCGCGACGCCCTCGAGGCGTTCCGCATCGCCGAGGCCTGCGAGCTGTCGAAGGCCGGCCGCCGCGTCGTCTCGATGGACGAGGTGGCCACGGCATGA
- a CDS encoding biotin/lipoyl-binding carrier protein, which yields MAPFKRPARQDIVSDLVANVAQVHVSVGDKVEAGQELVLLESMKMEIPVVPEWEGTVTDVRVVPGDVVQEGDIMVVLE from the coding sequence ATGGCTCCGTTCAAACGCCCCGCCCGACAGGACATCGTCAGCGACCTCGTCGCCAATGTGGCGCAGGTGCACGTGTCCGTCGGCGACAAGGTGGAGGCCGGCCAGGAGCTCGTGCTGCTGGAGTCGATGAAGATGGAGATCCCGGTCGTTCCCGAATGGGAAGGCACCGTGACCGACGTCCGTGTCGTGCCCGGCGATGTTGTCCAGGAGGGCGACATCATGGTCGTCCTCGAGTAG
- a CDS encoding CCA tRNA nucleotidyltransferase, whose product MSDQQFTPDPSSLRALRERAVAQLAPHLRLLTELGEIFTAAGHELALVGGPVRDAFLGRRSNDIDLTTSASPEQTEALLKPWASTTWDIGRDFGTIGAQKGEWKVEITTYRADAYDGVTRKPVVAFGDNLDDDLVRRDFTVNAMAMRLPTMEFVDPYDGLGALARKELITPAPAEVSFADDPLRMMRAARFVAQLGFTAAPPVVEAMTERAATIAIVSPERVHDELVKLMVAPDPRAGLELLVDTGLADHVLPELPALKLEIDEHHRHKDVYEHSLTVLDRAIALEGPRVVEGLEAPAVVEGPDLVLRLAALLHDIGKPATRRFERGGGVSFHHHEIVGAKLARKRLRELRFEKNVVRDVTRLIELHLRFHGYGGGEWTDSAVRRYVTDAGDQLARLHLLTRSDCTTRNKRKAAALAATYDDLERRIARLMEQEELGKVRPELDGNQIGEILGIAPGPVLGRAYKHLLAFRLDAGQVGADAVRAELLRWWSEQPESSGS is encoded by the coding sequence GTGTCAGACCAGCAGTTCACGCCCGATCCCTCGTCGTTGCGCGCTCTTCGTGAGCGCGCTGTCGCCCAACTCGCGCCGCACCTGAGGCTGCTCACCGAGCTGGGCGAGATCTTCACGGCGGCGGGGCACGAGTTGGCCCTGGTCGGCGGTCCGGTGCGCGACGCCTTCCTCGGGCGGCGCAGCAACGACATCGACCTCACGACGTCGGCCTCGCCCGAGCAGACCGAGGCGCTGCTGAAGCCGTGGGCGTCCACCACGTGGGACATCGGCCGCGACTTCGGCACCATCGGTGCCCAGAAGGGCGAGTGGAAGGTGGAGATCACCACCTACCGCGCCGACGCGTACGACGGGGTCACTCGCAAACCGGTCGTGGCGTTCGGCGACAACCTCGACGACGACCTGGTGCGCCGCGACTTCACGGTCAACGCGATGGCGATGCGGCTGCCGACGATGGAGTTCGTCGACCCGTACGACGGGCTCGGTGCGCTCGCTCGTAAGGAACTGATCACCCCGGCCCCGGCGGAGGTGTCGTTCGCCGACGACCCGTTGCGGATGATGCGGGCCGCGCGGTTCGTCGCGCAGTTGGGTTTCACCGCCGCGCCACCCGTGGTCGAGGCGATGACCGAGCGGGCCGCGACGATCGCGATCGTGTCGCCCGAGCGGGTGCACGACGAACTCGTCAAGCTGATGGTGGCGCCCGACCCGCGCGCCGGGCTCGAACTGCTCGTCGACACCGGCCTCGCCGACCACGTGCTGCCCGAACTGCCCGCGCTCAAGCTCGAGATCGACGAACACCACCGGCACAAGGACGTCTACGAGCACTCCCTCACCGTGCTCGACCGGGCGATCGCGCTCGAGGGTCCGCGCGTGGTCGAGGGGCTCGAGGCGCCCGCGGTGGTCGAGGGCCCCGATCTGGTGCTGCGGCTCGCGGCGTTGCTGCACGACATCGGCAAGCCCGCGACGCGACGCTTCGAGCGCGGCGGTGGGGTGTCGTTCCACCACCACGAGATCGTCGGCGCCAAGTTGGCCCGCAAGCGGTTGCGGGAACTGCGCTTCGAGAAGAACGTCGTGCGTGACGTCACCCGGCTGATCGAGCTGCACCTGCGCTTCCACGGCTACGGCGGCGGCGAGTGGACCGACTCCGCGGTGCGCCGTTACGTCACCGACGCCGGCGACCAGCTCGCCCGGCTGCACCTGCTGACCCGTTCCGACTGCACCACCCGTAACAAGCGCAAGGCGGCCGCGCTCGCCGCGACGTACGACGACCTCGAACGGCGCATCGCGCGGTTGATGGAGCAGGAGGAGCTGGGCAAGGTGCGGCCCGAGCTCGACGGCAACCAGATCGGGGAGATCCTCGGCATCGCGCCCGGGCCGGTGCTCGGGCGGGCCTACAAGCACCTGCTGGCGTTCCGGCTCGACGCCGGTCAGGTCGGTGCGGACGCCGTGCGCGCGGAGTTGCTGCGCTGGTGGAGCGAGCAGCCGGAGTCGTCGGGCTCGTAG
- a CDS encoding NUDIX hydrolase, which yields MTLQVPRASRPVRRLPSLEETSAGGVVIDVRSGIAWLALIARYNRAGRLEWCLPKGHVEPGETLVETAVREVAEETGIYGRALITLGTIDYWFSTPRFRIHKRVHHYLLEALDGEITVENDPDQEAVDAAWFRLDEVDSRLTFANERRIAHMAWRRLAG from the coding sequence ATGACACTCCAGGTCCCACGAGCCAGTCGCCCCGTGCGGCGACTGCCGTCCCTGGAGGAGACCTCGGCCGGTGGCGTCGTCATCGACGTGCGCTCCGGCATCGCCTGGTTGGCCCTCATCGCCCGCTACAACCGGGCCGGACGGCTGGAGTGGTGCCTGCCGAAGGGTCACGTCGAACCGGGCGAGACACTGGTCGAGACCGCGGTGCGGGAAGTGGCCGAGGAAACCGGCATCTACGGACGCGCGCTCATCACCCTCGGCACGATCGACTACTGGTTCAGCACGCCGCGTTTCCGTATTCACAAGCGGGTGCACCACTATTTACTCGAGGCACTCGACGGTGAGATCACGGTCGAGAACGACCCCGACCAGGAAGCCGTCGATGCCGCATGGTTCCGCCTGGACGAGGTCGACTCGCGACTGACCTTCGCCAACGAGCGCCGGATCGCCCACATGGCGTGGCGCCGGCTCGCCGGCTGA
- a CDS encoding DUF6049 family protein, giving the protein MHPRTSARTRLARTTSLLVAFCVAVLGLWLPSAPSAKGAGTVTLSIDPAASSLTADSTGAEVVGTITNDSGHAIGNGTVHVGVAGTVLDTANALQRWTQGRSGISTPTVASASIGAVPDGAARPFRVQIPAAKLPWKYQLAALPMTVTLTEGGSITSAATLQQVRTTLQMQTGAVTTPLRIGWVVPLTLPADPALFGPSGTARDEAWNRAIGSGSRVQQLIDSLAGQQVTWLIDPMLLDPPVGADENVPAARIEDPATSTEPAPSPSTSESTSGSATGSTSSSTTGTTPSSGTSSSTSAPSSTSPSSTSSPASPSSTSSPASPSSTTSPSDTATSSTTSETTDGGDGTSDQIPSDTVGVLVTELLSKLRSLGTGQQVWWTAYDDPDVTTLLDRDRALLQRDLSRPLPPALSAISTTRAVWPSGEVGATDLSRITAAWTSAGQQAPVVVLPRRAVSTTTGTAATTGIARVSGTAGAVLYDERLSSIAAAGDDPGVASSRLLAESIAIYQQSPGAQRSISIAIGRDSTATPQALAATVKAVSAAGWTSTLNHDAARTTAPAVSLLPTPAKGTPYPQASTSALTPKLLQSLNRQRQRVETIGSILVDSDDVVSARQRALDVVGSTRWRGNAAALRTVSSTNRTALNALSEKVNVNSSTVNFFADSGRLAVTVINDLNRPVHDVQLRLQPRRYLLRIEKQPEPISLRANSRSSVRTEVTAISPGEVAVDARLFAPGDVPLGGPDVATQLRVNVRPTSTWIYWVLGIVGGLVLVVGLMRSLRRGPRRTTVGPDDAGPTPADAIVAAAPAREADRPELDPDDPEDDPAATGAHDSPTTKASPPDDEQP; this is encoded by the coding sequence GTGCACCCCCGCACCTCAGCCCGCACGCGACTGGCACGGACGACGTCCCTGCTGGTCGCGTTCTGTGTGGCGGTGCTCGGGTTGTGGCTGCCGAGCGCGCCGTCGGCGAAGGGCGCCGGCACCGTCACGCTCTCGATCGACCCGGCCGCCTCCAGCCTCACCGCCGACTCCACCGGTGCCGAGGTGGTGGGCACGATCACCAACGACTCGGGTCACGCGATCGGCAACGGCACCGTGCACGTCGGGGTCGCCGGCACCGTGCTCGACACCGCGAACGCGTTGCAGCGGTGGACGCAGGGGCGGTCGGGCATCAGCACGCCGACGGTAGCGAGCGCCTCGATCGGGGCGGTGCCCGACGGCGCGGCGCGCCCCTTCCGGGTGCAGATCCCCGCGGCCAAACTGCCCTGGAAATACCAACTCGCGGCGCTGCCGATGACCGTCACGCTCACCGAGGGCGGGTCGATCACGTCCGCCGCCACCCTGCAGCAGGTGCGCACCACCTTGCAGATGCAGACCGGCGCCGTCACCACACCGCTGCGCATCGGATGGGTCGTGCCGCTGACCCTGCCGGCCGATCCGGCGCTGTTCGGGCCGAGCGGCACCGCACGCGACGAGGCCTGGAACCGCGCGATCGGCAGCGGCTCGCGGGTGCAACAGCTGATCGACTCACTCGCCGGACAACAGGTCACCTGGCTCATCGACCCGATGCTGCTCGACCCGCCGGTCGGCGCCGACGAGAACGTCCCGGCCGCCCGCATCGAAGACCCGGCGACGAGCACCGAACCCGCGCCCAGTCCGAGCACGTCCGAGTCGACGAGCGGTTCGGCCACCGGCTCCACGTCGAGTTCAACCACCGGCACGACCCCGTCATCGGGCACGTCCTCGAGCACCTCAGCCCCCAGCTCGACCAGCCCGAGCTCCACGTCGAGCCCTGCCAGCCCGAGCTCCACGTCGAGCCCTGCCAGCCCGAGCTCCACGACGAGCCCCAGCGACACCGCCACCAGCTCCACGACCTCCGAAACCACCGACGGTGGCGACGGCACCTCCGACCAGATCCCCTCCGACACCGTCGGCGTGCTCGTCACCGAACTGCTGAGCAAGCTGCGCTCCCTCGGCACCGGCCAGCAGGTGTGGTGGACCGCGTACGACGACCCCGACGTGACCACCCTGCTCGACCGCGACCGTGCCCTCCTGCAACGCGACCTGTCCCGCCCGCTGCCCCCGGCGCTGTCGGCGATCAGCACCACCCGTGCGGTCTGGCCGAGCGGCGAGGTCGGGGCCACCGACCTCAGCCGCATCACCGCGGCCTGGACGAGCGCCGGCCAGCAGGCTCCGGTCGTCGTGCTGCCCCGCCGGGCAGTGTCGACCACCACCGGCACGGCAGCCACCACCGGCATCGCCCGGGTCTCCGGCACCGCGGGCGCCGTGCTCTACGACGAACGCCTCAGCTCGATCGCGGCGGCCGGCGACGACCCGGGCGTCGCGTCGTCGCGGCTGCTCGCCGAGTCGATCGCGATCTACCAGCAGTCGCCGGGTGCGCAACGGTCGATCAGCATCGCGATCGGCCGCGACTCCACCGCCACCCCGCAGGCGCTCGCGGCGACCGTCAAGGCGGTCTCCGCGGCCGGCTGGACGAGCACCCTCAACCACGACGCCGCCCGCACCACCGCCCCGGCGGTCAGCCTGCTGCCGACCCCGGCCAAGGGCACCCCCTACCCGCAGGCGTCGACCTCGGCCCTCACCCCCAAACTGCTGCAGTCGCTCAACCGGCAGCGGCAACGGGTCGAGACGATCGGGTCGATCCTGGTCGACAGCGACGATGTCGTCAGCGCCCGACAGCGCGCGCTCGACGTCGTCGGCTCCACCCGCTGGCGCGGCAACGCCGCCGCGTTGCGTACGGTGAGCAGCACCAACCGGACGGCGCTCAACGCACTCTCGGAGAAGGTCAACGTCAACTCCTCGACGGTCAACTTCTTCGCCGACTCCGGACGCCTGGCCGTCACCGTGATCAACGACCTCAACCGTCCGGTGCACGACGTGCAGCTGCGCCTGCAGCCGCGCCGCTACCTATTGCGCATCGAGAAGCAGCCCGAGCCGATCAGCCTGCGCGCCAACTCCCGCAGCTCGGTGCGCACCGAGGTCACCGCCATCTCGCCCGGTGAGGTGGCGGTCGACGCCCGCCTGTTCGCCCCCGGCGACGTGCCGCTCGGCGGCCCGGACGTCGCGACCCAGTTGAGGGTCAACGTCCGCCCGACCTCCACGTGGATCTACTGGGTGCTGGGTATCGTGGGCGGGCTGGTGCTCGTCGTCGGTCTCATGCGCAGTCTGCGCAGGGGCCCGCGCCGGACCACCGTCGGTCCGGACGACGCCGGTCCGACCCCGGCCGACGCGATCGTGGCGGCGGCGCCCGCCCGCGAGGCCGACCGACCCGAGCTCGACCCGGACGACCCCGAGGACGACCCGGCAGCCACCGGCGCCCACGACTCACCGACCACGAAAGCTTCCCCACCCGATGACGAGCAGCCCTGA